The genomic DNA CTGAGAACCTACAGGACAAGTTGCGAgaaaaagtgaaatcatttgtGACATTTTCTATTGCAGTTGATGAGAgcacatacataaataatacGAGCCAGTTGATTATATTTATCCGGGGTGTTGATGAGAATTTTGACATCACTGAAGAACTTTTGGACATGGTGCCCATGACAGACGCAGCATCTGAGGATGACCTATTTTTGTATGTTGAGAAAAGTCTTGAAAAGTTCAATGTTGACTGGTCAAAACTAGTAAGTGTAACCACAGATGGTGCTCCTGCGATGGTCTGTGATCACACTGGACTTGTTGCAAAACTTAAGTCCAAGgtcaaaatgtttttcaaggaTGCAGAGCTTAAATCTATCCACTGCATTATTCACCAGGAATTGTTCTGTACTAAAAAGTTAAAGCTAGAACATGTCATGGATGTAGTGATTAACACAGTAGACTGGATACGCACCCGTGGCTCCAACCACAGGCAGTTCAGGGCTTTGCTTGAGGAACTGAATGCCCAATACGGGAATCTCCTTTACTATACAAAGGTAAGGTGGCTTAGTCGTGGCATGGTGCTGAAGAGATTTTTTGAATTGATAAAAGAGATAGACTTGTTCATGTCTTCCAAGGGCaaaccccttccccagctcaccaGTGAAGACTGGATCAGAGACCTGGCCTTTTTAGTTGACATTACAAACCATCTGAACACTTTGAATATCTCCCTTCAGAGACGTTCACAAGTAGTGACACAAATGTATGATTCAGTTTGCTCTTTCCTCGCAAAATTGAGTCTCTGGGAAGCTCATTTGGCTGCAAATAATCTGGCTCACTTTCCTACACTGAAATCAGTTTCCAGAAACGAACGTGATGGCTTAATCTACATCCCCAAAATTGTGGAGTTAAAGATGGAATTCCAAAAAAGGTTCTTTGATTTCAAACATTATGAAAATGAACTCGTACTGTTTAGCTCACCTTTCTCAATTAACATCGATCGCGTTAATGAAGAATTACAAATGGAAGTTATCGAACTGCAGTGTAATACggtattaaaaactaaatatgatGACATTGGAA from Panthera tigris isolate Pti1 chromosome D1, P.tigris_Pti1_mat1.1, whole genome shotgun sequence includes the following:
- the LOC102949435 gene encoding general transcription factor II-I repeat domain-containing protein 2-like isoform X2, yielding MQLFVRARELHTLEVTGLETVAQIKAHVAFLEGLTTEDKVVLLAGSPLQDEATLGQCGVEALATLEVVGRMLGVGKRKMDREHRMFQEKWERAYFFVEVKNSPVCLICNQTLSVSKEYNLRRHYETNHSKHFDRYTEEMRDEKLNELKKGLNFLQHLSSNTNKLSDAAVKCSYVISEKIARASKPFTDGEFIKDCLLSAAEILCPEQKPAFANISLTGNTVAQRVKDMAENLQDKLREKVKSFVTFSIAVDESTYINNTSQLIIFIRGVDENFDITEELLDMVPMTDAASEDDLFLYVEKSLEKFNVDWSKLVSVTTDGAPAMVCDHTGLVAKLKSKVKMFFKDAELKSIHCIIHQELFCTKKLKLEHVMDVVINTVDWIRTRGSNHRQFRALLEELNAQYGNLLYYTKVRWLSRGMVLKRFFELIKEIDLFMSSKGKPLPQLTSEDWIRDLAFLVDITNHLNTLNISLQRRSQVVTQMYDSVCSFLAKLSLWEAHLAANNLAHFPTLKSVSRNERDGLIYIPKIVELKMEFQKRFFDFKHYENELVLFSSPFSINIDRVNEELQMEVIELQCNTVLKTKYDDIGIPEFYKYLSKSYPKYRKHCAKILSMFGSTYVCEQLFSVMKLSKTKFRSQLKDTGLHSVLHIATRNMRPDIDILVQKKRCQVSGSKSKE
- the LOC102949435 gene encoding general transcription factor II-I repeat domain-containing protein 2-like isoform X1, producing MLSRPLVFFCPTNCPGPPQPLFPSLPAADLTLLCRQVTDMQLFVRARELHTLEVTGLETVAQIKAHVAFLEGLTTEDKVVLLAGSPLQDEATLGQCGVEALATLEVVGRMLGVGKRKMDREHRMFQEKWERAYFFVEVKNSPVCLICNQTLSVSKEYNLRRHYETNHSKHFDRYTEEMRDEKLNELKKGLNFLQHLSSNTNKLSDAAVKCSYVISEKIARASKPFTDGEFIKDCLLSAAEILCPEQKPAFANISLTGNTVAQRVKDMAENLQDKLREKVKSFVTFSIAVDESTYINNTSQLIIFIRGVDENFDITEELLDMVPMTDAASEDDLFLYVEKSLEKFNVDWSKLVSVTTDGAPAMVCDHTGLVAKLKSKVKMFFKDAELKSIHCIIHQELFCTKKLKLEHVMDVVINTVDWIRTRGSNHRQFRALLEELNAQYGNLLYYTKVRWLSRGMVLKRFFELIKEIDLFMSSKGKPLPQLTSEDWIRDLAFLVDITNHLNTLNISLQRRSQVVTQMYDSVCSFLAKLSLWEAHLAANNLAHFPTLKSVSRNERDGLIYIPKIVELKMEFQKRFFDFKHYENELVLFSSPFSINIDRVNEELQMEVIELQCNTVLKTKYDDIGIPEFYKYLSKSYPKYRKHCAKILSMFGSTYVCEQLFSVMKLSKTKFRSQLKDTGLHSVLHIATRNMRPDIDILVQKKRCQVSGSKSKE